A single region of the Microbulbifer sp. MKSA007 genome encodes:
- a CDS encoding RHS repeat-associated core domain-containing protein, with protein MAASAVATAKNYISVPSQSSTGNYTVRVDWSFIDSAEIVESKQGVGQIRKVTLTREDDLEVSGYGEGIYNYVITVRLIDETDLGWNLTDSGSTEVLKALSSPSSVSVSDTVGTLGDSIDLTWNSVSGADYYDLEFRVNAGEWQDLDEVDADQPKSLSVDLQHTGSIEFLVKTCKFSAYGTGNYVCSSGQESEEVEVSLPVSALDFSLDNYGYAVFVGDYNSDGFLDYHFYSSKRLLILHGDIATPITLPPNPIFTIYGSEVKPWFGPDTHYLEYDNISETLLADAVQLTLGTDYLVGDFDNDGQVDFLFRGELDGEFPFIVYGVNQFSYPSGADDLRDETLAELVNDRSNGIYIDDINSNGADDLVIESGSNLVADTAYLSVSGMPTTETELIEPELESANIAGSLSGAAAVSPSGAATYNLQLELPQGSGGHAPELSLGYSSQGRNGLMGLGWGISGLSIIRYCHRTLVHDDSEVLLGEKDRFCVDGQRLVVTGGSYGSVNSTYASELNDFRSFKATGSGSVTGFEVTTKGGETAYYTINNGGDSFVLDKLYDSSGNNAIEYYYIEDSSGFRIDRIEYAFGAGSEANAVIQFEYESRLDFVPANLMVGDYPLKRRLKAVSITNNGASFREYNLGYLYESPSTENPPLSRLYSIQQCVGNSCSAATTFDWQVVDAPGFNPTEYTKIKFHSNANRFQPGRVADLNGDGMDDYIWFYKNDDEERYLQVALSDGEKWDVQDTNHSIRAYYYLRYDWNLLDYDGDGQLDFIHRQKDNSWAVRLFDGTKFSSTATVIIPSGAGTQSVLSDITGDGLGDLIIRDTDKKGISFYYAERGNNGMVSYPTSPSKSIAVPDNSTSEVCENSIEIGDLHSMEVIDSDGDGRTEFLVPFTRKCIKTYRDWRKITLSTSTFSGSTQEEANTHNYIWLPADLDHDGLTDMILKDENDDWSYALSDDGDLDNYISLPEITGKKIQLVDFNHDGFVDIVWPGDQLKVKLWNGNGFDGVIETSISAGSGDSIHATYADLNGDGFQEYARIYDGTTNHYVNFYAPNASYTANNVIKAVNGGLGEESTFTYKPLTDTSVYVKGQGAALLDYGSPVFDIGGTSYIVSQLEFSMPTASSANNTEQVTYKYEGLRFQGGGRGSLGFEKITTTDSRTGYTTTTFAQEFPYIGMPLSVKKYTPQGKLLYSQANTLSKRGGSTAPYWPYTEESTEVFYLLKSDGAAAGSKYKTVLTENTYDDYGNLEESTVSTKNAAGGVVQKVVQENGFDGETWYREKGRVTSTKITTTRGSDVETREVSFEYYPEGGSQYGLLKAEHIEPEYSGEDAAEIKLSTTYTYDDYANRLSTTKKATEQASEPSRTSYSEYDADKRYVDKVRDSDNRLLSEVVSRDDMGLPTKTRTYLDASASSYVTTTYEYDAFGRETYRATDGAPSVTTEYGICSGSKCSHSDAATYVLTTSETGAYSTTYFDMLGRQLRQESTGLTQSQIIVTDTEYDELGRVERQSEPYTKGTVAEYWTTNYYDLNSRITSVELPDSNTVSNSELTLENNLVVSTSTSPGSQNRTKKTNALGEAVYILDHYQGTVEYQYDPVGNVTEVISHGRSGENLGITISAKYDARGRKVAMSDPDKGDWTYTYNAFGDLVEQEDGKQQRTVTEYDHYGRPQRRTDYTAAGSEEGHTRWYYDDKDAAGVSVANALGKVTAVVMSASANDEQCYTGTSHYCAIYSYNSLGQQTAVATGLGTVGNEEFFASSVGYDSFGRPQYQYDVLDGEVSNGANGITSGIQEHYTNTGALEYVTDLNTGREVYRVLSSNSRGQVTDSDINSGKVRINNGYDSATGRLLSQKADNSASATTVQQMAYGWDAVGNLVSRNNQRTGKKESFCYDNLNRLLQVNANTTSTSSCNSDATGTQYQYDSIGNILSKDGAAYLYESAKPHAVTKAAGVDYAYNDSNGNLTSDSTGRAFTYTTFDKPSLITNTQSGDSTAFTYGPDRARYQRVDTRSDGEVVTTLYLGGVERIHYQSEGSYHWKRYLPGGAVFTYETNGAYEQQSLTERYLLTDHIGSTDVVLDENGSVLESQSMAFDPWGKRRDSDWDSLEISDLIGSNYQLMDSLNEITTHGFTGHEMVDSLGIIHMNGRIYDPNLGRFLQADPMIDGVEDTQGYNRYSYVKGNPLTLTDPTGYYSWGDFKKDAKELWYDICSSRCQVGADSNGNYSFSIGQNPDHEGFWAPQGAGGAQSPEGASSATFARDNNDSVEFYEYSAQGDYQNGGGFDGSVLRSISVHLFGPNSSFRASDSLNVDAVRFLGKRIYEGLCEVSDGCKDGTINFYGNVPGELRQEINAGLSELNSNSALYNTTSASSWMQRLANIDHPVIVAMHQGETQVVPVPSGSGFFEDGMPSVILINQRQASNLWVWGTQNEYSLKVQMPFREVFFHEIIHSVELGEGVLRQYRVSTEKYGTDKQWEIDTVGAMNEIRKTWQRDSYGQAIPPH; from the coding sequence ATGGCAGCTAGCGCAGTTGCAACTGCAAAAAATTATATTTCTGTTCCATCGCAGTCCTCAACTGGTAATTATACCGTTAGAGTTGATTGGTCATTCATAGACAGTGCAGAAATCGTTGAGTCAAAGCAAGGTGTAGGGCAAATCCGAAAAGTAACGCTTACAAGGGAAGATGACCTTGAGGTAAGTGGCTACGGAGAGGGGATTTATAATTATGTCATTACAGTTCGCCTGATAGATGAAACAGATCTAGGGTGGAATTTAACTGACAGTGGCAGCACTGAAGTACTCAAAGCCCTATCATCCCCCTCCAGTGTTTCTGTCAGTGATACAGTGGGTACGCTCGGAGATTCAATAGATCTCACCTGGAATTCAGTTTCTGGTGCTGACTACTACGATTTAGAGTTTCGTGTGAATGCCGGTGAATGGCAGGACTTAGATGAAGTAGATGCTGATCAGCCGAAATCTCTTAGTGTTGATCTGCAGCACACCGGATCGATTGAATTTCTAGTAAAGACGTGCAAATTTAGTGCCTACGGAACTGGAAATTATGTCTGTAGTAGCGGGCAGGAGTCTGAAGAAGTTGAAGTTTCTTTGCCTGTATCAGCCCTAGATTTTTCCCTGGACAATTATGGGTATGCTGTTTTTGTTGGTGATTACAACAGTGACGGTTTTTTGGATTATCACTTTTACAGTAGCAAAAGGCTTCTTATTTTACATGGAGATATAGCTACTCCTATTACGCTGCCACCAAACCCAATATTTACTATATATGGTTCGGAGGTTAAGCCCTGGTTTGGACCCGATACTCACTATCTAGAATATGACAATATTTCAGAAACCCTTTTGGCTGATGCAGTTCAGCTTACCCTAGGGACGGATTACCTTGTAGGTGATTTTGATAATGATGGGCAGGTTGATTTTCTTTTTCGAGGTGAGTTAGACGGGGAGTTCCCATTTATTGTTTATGGGGTTAATCAGTTTAGCTACCCCTCTGGAGCTGATGACCTAAGGGATGAAACTCTAGCAGAGTTAGTTAACGATCGTAGCAACGGTATTTATATTGATGATATCAATAGTAATGGGGCGGATGATCTCGTTATTGAATCTGGAAGTAATCTAGTAGCGGATACCGCCTACTTATCAGTATCTGGCATGCCTACTACAGAAACTGAACTTATTGAACCTGAGCTGGAAAGTGCAAATATTGCTGGCAGTCTCTCAGGTGCTGCAGCAGTCTCCCCTTCCGGAGCTGCAACCTATAATTTACAGCTAGAACTTCCGCAAGGTTCAGGCGGTCATGCTCCCGAGCTGTCCCTTGGTTATTCCAGCCAAGGTAGAAATGGCTTAATGGGGTTAGGTTGGGGAATCTCTGGCCTGTCTATTATCCGTTATTGCCATCGTACATTGGTACATGATGATTCAGAGGTGTTGCTTGGTGAAAAAGACCGCTTTTGTGTTGATGGGCAGCGTTTGGTTGTCACTGGTGGTAGCTACGGATCCGTTAATTCTACTTATGCATCCGAACTAAATGACTTTCGCAGCTTTAAGGCTACTGGCAGCGGCAGTGTTACAGGATTTGAGGTAACGACCAAAGGTGGTGAGACCGCTTACTACACTATTAACAATGGCGGCGACTCATTTGTTCTCGATAAGCTTTACGATAGTTCGGGCAATAACGCCATAGAATACTATTACATAGAAGATAGTAGTGGCTTCAGGATTGACCGCATAGAGTATGCTTTTGGTGCAGGCTCTGAAGCAAATGCAGTTATTCAGTTTGAATACGAAAGCCGCTTGGACTTTGTTCCCGCGAACCTAATGGTGGGTGATTACCCATTGAAACGTCGCCTTAAGGCAGTCTCTATTACTAATAATGGCGCTAGCTTTAGGGAGTATAACCTTGGCTACTTATATGAGTCGCCCAGCACTGAAAACCCTCCCCTAAGTCGCCTGTACAGTATCCAACAGTGTGTTGGAAATAGTTGTTCGGCGGCCACTACATTTGATTGGCAGGTGGTAGATGCTCCAGGATTTAATCCCACGGAGTATACAAAAATAAAGTTCCATTCCAATGCCAATAGGTTCCAGCCTGGGCGTGTCGCGGACCTAAATGGCGATGGAATGGACGACTACATTTGGTTCTATAAGAACGATGATGAAGAGCGATACCTGCAGGTTGCTTTATCAGATGGCGAGAAATGGGATGTTCAGGACACCAACCATTCAATAAGAGCCTATTACTACCTACGTTATGACTGGAATCTGTTGGATTACGATGGTGATGGTCAATTAGATTTTATTCATCGACAGAAAGATAACAGTTGGGCCGTAAGATTGTTTGATGGCACTAAGTTTTCTTCGACAGCAACTGTGATCATTCCTTCCGGTGCGGGTACACAAAGTGTTTTATCCGATATTACTGGTGATGGACTAGGTGATCTGATTATCCGGGATACCGATAAAAAGGGTATCAGCTTCTATTATGCTGAAAGAGGGAATAACGGGATGGTTTCCTATCCAACCAGCCCTAGTAAGTCTATTGCTGTACCGGATAATTCAACAAGCGAAGTTTGTGAAAATTCTATAGAGATTGGTGATTTACACTCTATGGAGGTTATTGATTCCGATGGGGATGGTCGTACAGAGTTTTTAGTGCCCTTTACTCGTAAATGCATTAAAACCTATAGAGACTGGAGAAAAATTACTCTTTCAACGAGTACATTTTCAGGTTCCACCCAGGAGGAGGCTAATACTCATAACTATATTTGGCTTCCCGCAGACCTTGATCACGATGGCCTGACGGATATGATCCTAAAGGATGAAAATGATGATTGGTCTTATGCCTTATCGGATGATGGCGACCTGGATAACTATATTTCCTTGCCAGAAATTACAGGAAAAAAAATTCAGCTGGTTGATTTTAATCATGATGGTTTTGTCGATATCGTTTGGCCTGGAGATCAGTTAAAAGTTAAGTTGTGGAATGGCAACGGCTTTGATGGCGTCATTGAAACAAGTATATCGGCTGGCTCTGGTGATAGCATTCATGCAACTTATGCCGATTTAAATGGCGATGGATTCCAGGAGTACGCACGAATTTATGATGGCACAACCAACCACTACGTAAACTTTTATGCACCAAATGCTTCTTATACAGCTAACAATGTTATTAAAGCGGTAAATGGTGGTTTGGGCGAAGAATCCACTTTCACATATAAGCCGCTAACGGATACGAGTGTTTATGTAAAAGGGCAGGGAGCTGCGCTGCTGGATTACGGGTCTCCCGTATTTGATATTGGTGGAACCAGCTACATAGTCTCCCAGCTTGAGTTTTCCATGCCCACGGCTTCCAGCGCCAATAATACTGAGCAAGTAACCTATAAGTATGAAGGCTTGCGCTTCCAGGGCGGTGGTCGCGGTAGTTTGGGTTTTGAAAAAATAACTACGACAGATAGCCGTACTGGGTATACCACAACAACTTTCGCTCAAGAATTCCCTTATATCGGGATGCCTTTGAGTGTTAAGAAATACACGCCTCAAGGTAAGCTGCTCTATAGTCAAGCCAATACGCTCTCCAAGCGTGGAGGCTCTACAGCGCCCTATTGGCCGTATACCGAAGAATCTACTGAAGTTTTCTACTTGCTCAAGAGTGATGGCGCTGCCGCAGGTAGTAAGTACAAAACCGTGCTTACTGAAAACACTTATGATGATTATGGCAATCTCGAAGAGTCCACGGTAAGCACCAAAAATGCTGCAGGTGGTGTAGTACAAAAAGTTGTTCAAGAGAATGGGTTCGATGGAGAGACCTGGTACCGAGAAAAAGGACGGGTTACCAGCACTAAAATTACCACTACTCGCGGCAGTGATGTTGAGACTCGGGAAGTATCTTTTGAGTACTACCCGGAGGGCGGAAGTCAGTATGGCTTACTAAAAGCAGAGCATATTGAGCCCGAATACAGTGGTGAGGACGCCGCTGAAATTAAGCTGTCGACGACCTACACCTACGACGATTATGCAAATCGGTTAAGTACAACTAAAAAAGCAACTGAGCAAGCCTCAGAGCCGAGTCGTACAAGCTACTCAGAATATGATGCGGATAAGCGCTACGTCGATAAGGTAAGAGATTCTGATAATCGCTTACTCTCTGAAGTGGTGAGTCGCGATGATATGGGGTTACCCACCAAGACCCGAACTTACCTGGATGCCTCGGCTTCTAGCTATGTAACCACGACTTATGAATATGATGCCTTTGGGCGTGAAACTTACAGGGCGACGGACGGTGCTCCCTCGGTAACTACCGAATATGGAATCTGTAGTGGTTCAAAGTGTAGTCATAGCGATGCCGCCACCTATGTGTTGACCACCAGTGAAACAGGGGCTTATTCCACGACCTATTTCGATATGCTCGGTCGCCAGTTGCGCCAGGAATCCACGGGCCTCACCCAAAGCCAGATTATTGTTACCGATACGGAATACGACGAACTGGGCCGGGTTGAGCGACAAAGTGAACCTTATACCAAGGGCACCGTTGCCGAATACTGGACAACCAATTACTACGACCTGAACTCCAGAATCACCTCCGTAGAGTTGCCGGATAGCAATACGGTGAGTAATTCCGAGCTGACCCTGGAAAATAATCTGGTGGTTTCCACCAGCACCAGCCCAGGTAGCCAGAATCGCACGAAAAAGACCAACGCCTTGGGTGAAGCGGTTTATATCCTGGATCACTACCAAGGCACGGTGGAATATCAGTATGACCCGGTAGGTAATGTGACAGAGGTTATCAGTCACGGCCGCTCCGGTGAAAACCTGGGTATTACCATTAGCGCCAAATACGATGCCCGTGGCCGCAAAGTGGCCATGTCCGACCCGGATAAGGGCGATTGGACTTACACCTACAATGCGTTTGGTGACCTGGTTGAGCAGGAAGATGGCAAACAGCAGCGCACGGTCACTGAGTACGATCACTACGGCCGCCCACAGCGTCGCACCGACTACACAGCCGCCGGCAGTGAAGAGGGGCATACCCGTTGGTACTACGACGATAAAGATGCTGCTGGTGTTTCGGTTGCCAATGCGCTCGGCAAAGTGACTGCTGTCGTCATGTCAGCAAGTGCCAATGATGAGCAGTGCTATACCGGCACATCCCACTATTGTGCGATCTATTCATATAACTCCCTGGGGCAGCAGACCGCTGTGGCAACAGGCCTCGGCACTGTGGGGAATGAAGAGTTTTTTGCGTCAAGTGTGGGGTACGATAGCTTCGGCCGGCCCCAATACCAGTACGATGTTTTGGATGGTGAAGTGTCCAACGGTGCAAACGGTATCACCAGTGGTATCCAGGAGCACTACACCAATACCGGCGCTTTGGAATATGTCACCGACCTGAATACCGGGCGTGAAGTTTACCGGGTGCTTAGCTCCAATAGCCGTGGCCAGGTAACGGATTCCGACATTAATAGCGGTAAAGTGCGTATCAACAATGGTTACGATAGCGCCACCGGACGCCTGTTATCGCAAAAGGCCGATAATTCCGCATCTGCGACTACCGTTCAGCAAATGGCTTACGGCTGGGATGCCGTAGGCAATCTGGTAAGCCGCAATAACCAGCGTACTGGCAAGAAGGAATCCTTCTGTTACGACAACCTCAACCGCCTGTTACAGGTTAATGCCAATACCACCAGCACCAGTAGCTGTAACTCCGACGCTACTGGCACCCAGTATCAATACGACAGTATCGGCAATATCCTCAGCAAAGATGGTGCAGCCTATCTGTATGAAAGTGCCAAGCCCCACGCGGTTACCAAAGCAGCCGGAGTGGATTACGCCTACAACGATAGCAATGGCAACCTGACTTCCGACAGCACCGGCAGGGCGTTCACCTACACCACTTTCGATAAGCCGTCCCTGATTACCAATACGCAGAGTGGTGACAGCACCGCCTTTACCTATGGCCCGGATCGCGCCCGCTATCAGCGTGTCGACACCCGCTCCGACGGTGAGGTGGTTACCACCCTCTATTTGGGTGGCGTAGAGCGGATTCATTATCAGTCTGAAGGAAGCTACCACTGGAAGCGCTACCTGCCCGGCGGTGCCGTATTTACCTACGAAACCAACGGTGCCTATGAGCAGCAATCCCTAACGGAACGCTATCTGCTCACAGACCATATTGGCTCTACCGATGTGGTGCTGGATGAAAATGGCAGTGTGCTCGAAAGCCAGAGTATGGCCTTCGATCCCTGGGGTAAGCGCCGCGATAGCGATTGGGACTCCCTGGAGATCAGTGACCTGATCGGTAGCAACTACCAGCTGATGGATAGCCTGAACGAGATCACCACTCACGGCTTTACCGGCCACGAGATGGTGGACTCCCTCGGCATTATCCATATGAATGGCCGTATCTATGACCCCAATCTGGGTCGCTTCCTGCAAGCGGACCCCATGATTGATGGAGTTGAGGATACCCAGGGCTATAACCGCTATAGCTATGTAAAAGGCAATCCCCTGACCTTGACTGACCCTACCGGTTATTACAGCTGGGGGGATTTTAAGAAGGATGCTAAAGAGCTCTGGTATGATATCTGTAGCTCTCGTTGCCAGGTTGGTGCTGATTCGAATGGCAATTATAGTTTTAGTATTGGTCAGAATCCGGACCATGAAGGTTTCTGGGCTCCACAAGGCGCAGGGGGTGCCCAGTCACCGGAGGGGGCTTCTTCTGCGACCTTTGCCAGGGATAACAACGATAGTGTTGAATTCTATGAGTATTCGGCACAGGGTGATTATCAGAATGGTGGTGGGTTTGATGGCTCAGTCCTTAGATCCATTTCCGTACACTTATTTGGTCCGAATTCATCTTTTAGGGCTTCAGATTCGTTGAATGTTGATGCGGTACGTTTCCTTGGGAAAAGAATATATGAGGGCTTGTGCGAAGTATCGGATGGTTGTAAAGACGGTACTATTAACTTTTATGGGAATGTCCCAGGTGAGCTAAGGCAAGAAATAAATGCCGGGTTATCTGAACTTAATTCAAATAGTGCCCTATACAACACAACTAGTGCCTCGTCATGGATGCAACGGCTTGCAAATATTGATCATCCTGTAATAGTTGCTATGCATCAGGGTGAAACACAAGTAGTTCCTGTGCCGAGTGGAAGTGGTTTTTTTGAGGATGGAATGCCATCGGTAATTTTGATTAATCAAAGACAGGCAAGCAATCTTTGGGTGTGGGGAACTCAAAATGAATATTCTCTAAAAGTGCAAATGCCATTTAGGGAGGTGTTCTTTCATGAGATTATTCATAGTGTTGAACTTGGTGAAGGTGTTTTACGGCAATATCGAGTTTCTACGGAAAAGTATGGTACTGACAAGCAGTGGGAGATCGATACAGTCGGTGCGATGAATGAGATTAGGAAAACTTGGCAAAGAGATAGTTATGGTCAGGCGATACCCCCGCATTAA
- a CDS encoding DUF5992 family protein, with amino-acid sequence MIPSTHTHSIAIWPFKLPRNNYETKKITIGILLSFISTATIADSGFIVQGATVTKVSSGGESTFGFNVSGGTGICADSRIKFDVTAVNNSVDAMNRAYSALTAALVSNNKVDIWATDTTDCDTASSVDILSS; translated from the coding sequence ATGATACCCTCAACACATACGCACTCAATTGCAATCTGGCCTTTTAAACTACCCCGAAATAACTATGAAACTAAAAAAATCACAATCGGCATCCTGCTTTCCTTTATATCCACAGCCACAATCGCCGATTCCGGCTTTATTGTGCAAGGCGCCACAGTTACTAAGGTCTCATCAGGCGGAGAGAGTACTTTTGGGTTTAATGTCTCCGGCGGAACAGGGATTTGCGCCGACTCACGAATCAAATTTGATGTGACCGCGGTTAACAATAGTGTCGATGCAATGAATAGAGCCTATTCAGCATTAACTGCCGCATTAGTATCAAATAATAAAGTTGATATTTGGGCAACCGATACTACCGATTGTGATACTGCCTCATCTGTTGACATTCTAAGCTCTTAA
- a CDS encoding 3-keto-5-aminohexanoate cleavage protein, whose protein sequence is MSDEVVITCALTGVLTNPQQHPVPVTPKEMAESAREAYDAGASVMHVHFRAQEENKGHLPTWDPQIALEIADAIRDKCPGVILNFSTGTIGRDQQGPLSCVRAGKPEIAACNAGSLNYLKARSNGTWAWPPMVFDNPVDKVEELLAVCRETGTRPEFECFDIGIVRSVGMYADVGMVDKPNYNLVMGVASGMPADPNLLEIIPKYMKPGCLWQSTVIGREEIWPVHRKTAELGGHLRTGVEDTFYLPGGERTSGNGQLIEALAAVAEETGRKVVSPSRAREIFC, encoded by the coding sequence ATGTCTGATGAAGTGGTGATTACTTGCGCCCTAACCGGAGTGCTTACCAACCCCCAGCAGCACCCGGTCCCGGTAACCCCCAAGGAAATGGCGGAATCCGCCCGTGAAGCCTACGATGCGGGGGCTTCCGTTATGCATGTTCATTTCCGCGCGCAAGAGGAAAATAAAGGCCATTTACCCACCTGGGACCCGCAAATAGCCTTGGAAATTGCCGATGCAATTCGCGATAAATGCCCTGGCGTTATTCTAAATTTTTCAACTGGCACTATCGGACGGGATCAGCAAGGCCCCTTGAGTTGTGTGCGTGCCGGTAAGCCGGAAATTGCCGCCTGTAATGCGGGAAGCCTGAACTATTTAAAGGCGCGATCCAACGGCACCTGGGCTTGGCCACCCATGGTATTTGATAACCCGGTTGATAAGGTAGAGGAGCTGTTGGCAGTTTGTCGGGAGACCGGTACCCGCCCGGAATTTGAGTGCTTTGATATCGGTATCGTTCGCTCTGTGGGAATGTATGCGGATGTAGGGATGGTGGATAAGCCCAACTACAACCTGGTGATGGGAGTGGCTTCAGGTATGCCTGCCGACCCCAATTTACTGGAGATTATTCCAAAATATATGAAGCCCGGCTGCTTATGGCAGAGCACAGTGATCGGCCGTGAGGAAATCTGGCCGGTGCATCGCAAGACTGCAGAATTGGGCGGCCATTTGCGCACTGGAGTTGAAGATACCTTTTACTTGCCGGGAGGAGAGCGGACTTCAGGGAATGGTCAATTGATTGAGGCTCTTGCGGCTGTAGCTGAAGAGACTGGGCGAAAGGTGGTGTCACCGAGTCGGGCGCGGGAGATTTTTTGTTAG
- a CDS encoding S9 family peptidase — translation MSETITPTIAPYGSWKSAINAELLVEGSVRLAEANLVDGRYYWLESRPSEKGRNVLVQYCPKNGRRDLTPAPIAVRTKAHEYGGGSYLVYGDTAYFVLAEDQRIYRMKLDNAIPEAITAENSSRYADLIIDPLRNRLICVEEDTSGHQQGEETRARIIAVDLNNPLANPPTILQEGADFYSNPTLNPAGDRLAFLRWHHPNLPWDATELCIAKLDQAGDIGEVTQVAGGENESVFQPQWSPEGELCYVSDRNNWWNLYRLGQSDPLWEKEAEFATPQWVFGMSTYGFISPTEILCTYTQNGTWHLGKVDIKSGEYQTLPQPYCDIESLHCENGNGVMIAAGAESFPAVISFNQKTGKTEQIASSNSSSLPTDLFSIAQAVTFQVDNRAVHGFYYPPHNPNFQAPSGDKPPLIVFSHGGPTGATSAGLSLKVQYWTSRGFAILDVNYSGSTGYGRKYRDRLADKWGIYDVEDVCAGAEYLVEDGLADPNRLLIKGGSAGGYTVLAALTYHDTFKAGASHYGIGELSSLAKDTHKFESRYLDKLVGPWPSAEKVYLQRSPINDVEKLNCPVIFFQGMEDKVVPPNQAETMVDALRERGIPVSYITFANEGHGFRSGDSIKLALEGELEFYSRIFDFPLAEPGPGITIENL, via the coding sequence ATGAGCGAGACTATCACTCCAACCATCGCCCCTTACGGCAGCTGGAAATCTGCAATCAACGCAGAACTTCTCGTGGAGGGCAGCGTTCGCCTGGCAGAAGCCAATTTAGTAGATGGCCGCTATTACTGGCTGGAGTCCCGCCCGTCTGAAAAAGGCAGGAATGTACTGGTGCAGTATTGTCCAAAAAATGGGCGCAGAGATCTCACCCCCGCCCCTATCGCCGTACGCACCAAAGCCCATGAATATGGAGGCGGCAGTTATCTTGTTTACGGTGACACCGCCTATTTCGTACTGGCAGAAGATCAGCGCATTTATCGTATGAAGCTCGACAATGCGATCCCCGAAGCAATCACCGCAGAAAATAGCTCCCGCTACGCCGATCTGATTATCGACCCCCTGAGAAATCGATTAATTTGTGTCGAGGAAGATACCAGTGGCCACCAACAGGGCGAGGAAACCCGTGCGCGCATTATCGCGGTAGACCTAAACAACCCACTGGCAAATCCGCCGACAATCCTTCAAGAAGGGGCAGACTTTTATTCGAACCCAACTCTGAATCCGGCCGGTGATCGACTCGCATTTCTGCGCTGGCACCACCCTAACCTCCCCTGGGACGCGACAGAACTCTGTATCGCCAAACTCGATCAGGCGGGAGATATCGGTGAAGTCACCCAAGTAGCCGGCGGTGAGAATGAATCCGTCTTTCAGCCCCAGTGGTCTCCTGAGGGCGAACTCTGCTATGTCTCTGATCGCAACAACTGGTGGAACCTATATAGGCTGGGACAAAGCGACCCCTTGTGGGAAAAAGAAGCAGAATTCGCCACTCCGCAGTGGGTATTTGGAATGTCCACTTACGGCTTTATTAGCCCCACAGAAATCCTCTGTACTTACACCCAGAATGGCACTTGGCACCTTGGAAAGGTCGACATAAAAAGCGGAGAGTATCAAACTCTTCCCCAGCCTTATTGTGATATCGAAAGCCTGCACTGTGAAAATGGCAACGGGGTGATGATTGCCGCAGGTGCAGAGAGTTTTCCCGCTGTTATTAGCTTTAACCAAAAGACGGGTAAAACGGAACAGATTGCCAGTAGCAATAGCAGCTCGCTGCCAACCGATTTGTTCTCCATCGCTCAAGCCGTCACTTTCCAAGTGGATAATCGCGCCGTACACGGGTTTTATTACCCACCCCACAACCCCAACTTCCAAGCACCTAGTGGCGATAAGCCACCGCTGATTGTATTTAGTCATGGAGGCCCCACCGGCGCTACATCAGCAGGCCTCAGCCTGAAAGTTCAATACTGGACAAGCCGGGGATTCGCCATTCTGGACGTAAACTACTCCGGCAGTACCGGCTATGGCCGCAAGTATCGGGACCGCCTCGCCGATAAATGGGGTATCTATGACGTGGAAGATGTCTGCGCCGGTGCAGAATACCTGGTAGAAGATGGGCTCGCCGACCCCAATCGCCTGCTGATCAAAGGTGGTAGTGCCGGCGGTTACACAGTCCTGGCGGCGTTAACCTACCACGATACCTTTAAAGCCGGTGCCAGCCATTATGGAATTGGAGAGTTGAGCAGCCTCGCCAAAGACACCCACAAGTTTGAGTCCCGCTACCTGGATAAACTGGTAGGGCCCTGGCCTTCCGCAGAAAAAGTCTACCTTCAGCGCTCCCCCATTAACGATGTGGAAAAGCTGAATTGCCCTGTGATTTTCTTCCAGGGCATGGAGGACAAGGTAGTACCACCCAACCAAGCCGAAACCATGGTGGATGCCCTGAGGGAGCGAGGTATCCCGGTGTCTTATATTACATTTGCCAATGAAGGGCATGGATTCCGCAGCGGCGACAGCATCAAGTTGGCCCTGGAGGGAGAGCTTGAATTCTACAGCCGCATATTTGATTTCCCGCTCGCGGAACCCGGCCCGGGAATTACCATCGAAAACCTATAA